Proteins encoded by one window of Haematobia irritans isolate KBUSLIRL chromosome 2, ASM5000362v1, whole genome shotgun sequence:
- the LOC142225561 gene encoding uncharacterized protein LOC142225561: MQYLEQINYNIDLLNDHLTNLAEAIVLAKLNIISKLILNPNEMQFIYDVLTEQSLNLISYEHVYELLGLQAYYNHSNIIFNVKIPILSEMAFQFSHIIPLPINKTKIIVTQPYIAHNEKGAQYFDKACPRIERTFYCHSPLYKEDLNESACIGNLINNKHPRCLFNDVGTTEAIIPIEENFIIFVNVKHLLINSTCSKRPLEIEGTALLRYRSCDVVINGVRYSDNHTKFWERTHIAPPVLTQIEEEATIDTLNLKKLADFYFKNKKAVLILENEADNNIKLTYFVIAILAVLMVATFCVSLVLCFVPATSTSSPLWPSLYSKGGGVTLATPHIRTC; encoded by the coding sequence ATGCAATACTTAGAACAAATAAATTATAACATTGACTTACTTAACGACCATCTAACCAACTTAGctgaagccatagttttggctaaactaaatattatttctaaactaATCCTTAACCCAAACGAAATGCAGTTCATTTACGATGTATTGACTGAGCAGTCTCTTAATCTTATCTCATATGAGCATGTATATGAACTTCTTGGTCTTCAGGCATACTACAATCATAGTAACATAATATTCAACGTCAAAATACCTATCCTTTCCGAAATGGCATTTCAATTCAGTCATATTATTCCCTTGCcaattaataaaactaaaataatcgTAACCCAGCCATATATAGCCCACAATGAAAAAGGCGCTCAATACTTCGATAAAGCATGCCCCAGGATAGAACGCACCTTCTATTGCCACTCCCCACTGTATAAAGAGGACTTGAACGAATCAGCCTGCATTGGAAATCTCATCAACAACAAGCACCCCAGATGCCTATTCAACGACGTCGGCACAACAGAAGCCATTATTCCTATCGAAGAGaactttataatttttgtcaacgtTAAACACTTATTAATAAACTCTACTTGCAGTAAACGTCCTCTCGAGATAGAAGGAACAGCTCTTTTACGTTACAGATCCTGTGACGTCGTCATCAATGGAGTACGATATTCGGACAACCACACCAAGTTCTGGGAACGTACACATATTGCCCCTCCAGTCCTTACGCAAATCGAGGAAGAAGCGACAATCGACACCCTAAACCTGAAGAAGCTCGCTgacttttattttaaaaataagaaGGCTGTCCTTATCTTGGAAAACGAAGCCGACAACAATATAAAACTGACTTACTTCGTCATTGCAATTCTTGCCGTCCTTATGGTTGCAACGTTTTGTGTTTCCCTCGTTTTGTGTTTCGTTCCAGCCACATCAACCTCCAGTCCCTTGTGGCCGTCACTATATTCCAAGGGGGGAGGAGTTACGTTGGCCACACCACACATTCGAACATGCTGA